In the Candidatus Methanomethylicota archaeon genome, one interval contains:
- a CDS encoding FapA family protein encodes MRKVVSIPSYSTATLGLVDGDLNVGEGATIKAENGLESIKVSGMVNYRGDCQFKCGLTAESLNGRDGDITIEGDLSVNNVKIRRGRLHVTGNITAKTLDVDERVTVGRDFNVEKANVGGSLEINGNTKTINVNVGGSFKANGNVEMETIEVGGAIEVEGKLKGSIIKVGGSFKGKGPVEVKKISAGGTVKIEGEVNIEDIDVGGKVEINGGEIKGKISVGGSFESKNSLKFNKIDVGGSVKLSNKCEGGSIDVGGSLKVDGDLKFTKIEVGGSIEITGNAEGEEIDVGGKVVVGGALNISGKLAAGGTAEINGYVKVKDIDIGGSIKALRIEASDSMKVGGRIETSEG; translated from the coding sequence GTGCGTAAAGTGGTATCAATACCAAGCTATTCAACTGCAACCTTAGGGTTAGTTGATGGAGATCTCAATGTGGGGGAAGGTGCAACAATAAAAGCTGAAAATGGATTGGAGAGCATAAAAGTTTCAGGTATGGTGAATTATAGGGGGGATTGCCAATTCAAATGCGGTTTAACAGCTGAATCACTGAATGGACGTGATGGCGATATAACCATTGAAGGAGACTTATCAGTAAACAATGTGAAAATTAGGAGGGGCAGACTACACGTCACTGGAAACATAACAGCAAAAACACTAGATGTAGATGAAAGAGTGACTGTGGGGAGAGACTTCAATGTTGAAAAAGCCAATGTAGGTGGAAGCCTAGAAATCAATGGAAATACCAAAACCATAAATGTAAATGTTGGAGGATCATTCAAAGCAAATGGAAACGTGGAAATGGAAACAATAGAGGTGGGTGGAGCAATAGAAGTTGAAGGGAAGTTGAAGGGGTCAATAATTAAAGTTGGAGGATCATTCAAGGGGAAGGGACCTGTGGAAGTGAAGAAGATATCTGCTGGAGGAACTGTTAAAATTGAAGGTGAGGTGAACATTGAAGATATAGATGTTGGCGGTAAAGTTGAAATTAATGGTGGTGAAATTAAAGGTAAAATAAGTGTTGGGGGAAGCTTCGAATCAAAAAACTCCCTCAAATTCAATAAGATAGATGTTGGTGGCAGTGTAAAACTCTCCAACAAATGTGAAGGTGGAAGCATAGATGTTGGGGGATCCCTAAAAGTTGATGGAGATTTAAAATTCACAAAAATAGAGGTTGGGGGATCCATTGAAATAACGGGAAATGCTGAAGGTGAAGAAATCGATGTTGGGGGAAAGGTAGTTGTGGGAGGAGCATTAAACATATCTGGAAAACTTGCTGCTGGAGGAACTGCTGAAATTAATGGTTACGTAAAAGTGAAAGATATAGATATTGGAGGATCCATAAAAGCTCTGAGAATTGAAGCTTCAGACTCCATGAAAGTGGGAGGACGAATAGAGACATCAGAAGG